Part of the Nicotiana sylvestris chromosome 5, ASM39365v2, whole genome shotgun sequence genome is shown below.
CACTCACTGACGCCTAGCCAGAGtcgaggtacctggatctgcacaaaaatatacagaagcatagtatgagtataccacaacgATACCCAATAAGGATCAAGCCTAACTTCGATAGAGTAGTAACGAGGCCAGATCAAGATACCTACTAGGACAAGCTAAATAGAACAATAATATGATAACTTAAAGTAATGGAAAATGGAGAAATTAGTAGTAAGAAAGTAGTTAGTAACATAAGCTCATGACAAGATTTTAAGCAAAAAGACAACAAAAAGGAAACACATAATGAAAACCTCAAATAATCAAATACGGACAAACCGATAAGACGAGAAAGAATAAAAGCAACAAGAACTAACCAATAAATCTTTTCAATATGAAAtgcacaacaagaatcacaaccgaggtaccgcctcgtattcACAATTCACAATTCCAATCACAATCTTTTCATATATCACCGCGGGAATcttacatttagttttgaaaatcatttttccCTAAATAGCTATCcttagcccaccttatcacaccgcGTGGCTTCAAGTAATTCCCCTACTAGCAACACGTGTATCAAGTCCGCCTTATCTTCACATGCATTTCAACCCCTAGCCTTATACCACCACAGCGTATCAATAGCACAATACAATTACAACTCGCACCACAAATGCCGTTATGCTACAATTTTCCACAAAATCAACAATACCAATGTTTCCATAACAAATAGCCCATGACTCAATGTACGACCTGATCGGTCGTTTTATGTAATTGCACCCCGTTACCACTTTTTTTGCTTTGCACTTAATATTTATGCTTTTATGACTCGCGGGGTTGATTAATTTCGTTCCGAGAAGCATTCGGATTGGTTTGGATCCTTGATTCTTGACTTAGAAGTTTAGATTTAAAAATATTGATCAAACTTTAACTTTTGTTAAAATGATAATGGAACTGTGTTTTTATGACTAAGATAGCTTTGTATcgtaatttcggacttgggcgtatgtccagaaTTGATTTTGAATGTCTATAGgttgattggtgttgatttgccGAAATTTGGCAATTCtaagttgaaaagtttgaccgtaggttgacttttagCTATCAAGATCAAAATAtgattttgggacttggaatatgTCCGTTATGGCATttagaacttgtctgcaaaatttggtgtcgtgtggagttgatttgataggatttggAAGCTTAGTTGTAATTTTAGAAGTTCTTGGAAATTTCTTTGAAATTCTTGCGTTTTAGAGCATAATTCACAGGTTTagatgttatttttatgttttgatcgtgcgagcgagtttgtatgatatttttagacttgtgtggatgtttgatttggatccccgagggctcgggtgtgtctCAGACGCTTAGTAGAGTGTTGTTAGAACTGAGTTTGCTGGTTTTTCTGCATATGCCTCTGATATTGCATTTGCAAGATtttggtttgcatttgcgaatgtAGGCCAAGTATTCCGGGTTTGCATTATCGAACCCAATGTTCACATTTGCGATAATTACTTGGGAAAGAGAAGGTTCACATTTGCGTAGGTCCATGGTTCTCAATTGCGAACttttcatcgcaattgcgatgatagTAGAGATAGGAGGATCTTCACTTTTGCGAGATATTCTTCCCATTTGTGGGGTTCGCAATCTCCCCATGTCACATTTGCAACATTTGCAACTGGACAAATAGTTGAGGGATGAGATTTTTGAGtttattctctcattttagaaccctagactcggtagaAGATGATttggagaggggattttcaccaacaaaccttgGGTAGCTAATTCTAATCTATTTCTAATCATATTCCATCAtaatatcttagatttaacatcaaaatcatgtgaatcaaagttgaaatttgtgaaactttgtcaagttttttgaaaaatgagaaattgagttttgtgAGCCGATTTGGactcggattttgaaactaatcacatatattAACTCGTGGAGTCATGGGTAAACGGAATCTACCATTGGACCCGGATTTTGACCGGGCAGGCCCCGAGTTGACTTCTGTTGTCTTTTTGAGAAAAGTGTAAAGATTTTAACTTTTTATATTGCAATTGAATTTCCCAGCATTTTTTATGTTATTGAGtcgattttggatagatttgagtcGTGTGGAGGTGGATTGTAAGGGAAAAGCTATTTTCGAGTATCGAATTGGCctaattgaggtaagtgtcttgcctaacttcgtgtgggggaactacccttTAGGATTAGTATTGTTGGTTCAATTGTGCTAAGTGAAATcggtgtacgcaaggtgacgacgGGGTATACAGGTTGTACATAGTAATTGACCGTTTTAGGCTACTTAGACTAATTCTATGATTTAATTGAAATGGCACATTATATTCTAAATTCTCATAGTCAAATTATCCTTAATTGCGTTAACTTTTTCCATATTAGTTGTTTCCTCACTTTCTATTTCACATCCGTACTAAATTTTGCACTATCTATTTtatatcctagtaggtgtcttgacctgccTTGTCACTACTCTACTAAGGTTAGACTCGATACCTATTAGGTACCGTTgtgatgtactcatactatgcttctgcacatCTTTTGTATAGATCCAGGTATATCTGCTTGTGCCGGTCATTAGAGGTTTGTTGTAGCTGCTGCTCGAGTGATCAAGGTACACCTGCCCTACGTCCgtaggcctcagagtcaccttccttGTTTTACTCCCTATTGCATTTTCATTCGAACAGTGATGTAGTAGTACTCTAGTTGTAatttgtagagcttatgacttagtTCCACCGATTTTGGGGCGTGTATTGTGAGATACTATTTTTTGGAGGATTTTTATCTATTATTCAGTTGCTTTCAGTAATTTGTTAATTTATACATGTTCATTTATTGTTatcgttaggcttacctagtcgtagaaactAGGTGCCATTACAACATCCTACGGAGGGAAAttgaggtcgtgacaagttggtatcagagctataggttcataggtgttacgagtcataagcaagtttagtagagtcttgtggatcagtacggagacgtctctaCTTATTTTCAAAAGGCTAtgaaactattaggaaaatttcacttattgattccttatcgtgcatATTGGTTGATTTCGAAAACTAAATCTTTGACTTTCTATTCTTTCATAGATGGTGAGGTCATGCACGGAAGGATCTGACAATCAGACACATGCGCCCCTAACTAGAGCCGCAAGAGTCCGGGACTGGGACCGGGGTAGAGACCGAGGACGAGCATGttgtgcagccagagcacctaccCGGGCTGCgatagaggagccaccagtagctccagtcgGGGGACAGACATTTGAGGGGTCTATTGCCGCCCCAGTGCTTCAAGAGACACACGcatagttcctgagcatgttcagTACCTTAGCTCCGGTGGGGTTTATCCCACTTGCactagccacatctcaggctgggggaggagcatagactcccacgGTCCATACCCAGAGTAGCGGGTCCAGGTTAATCAGGTCccagaggttataccggtacAACTTGTTGCTCCAATTCAGCCCGTGGTTAAGGCATCAACATCTTAGGAGGATGAGcttaggcttgagaggttcaagaagtaccaccctcctacttttaGTGGTTTGGCTTCATAGGATACACATGGTTTTTCTTGAGCCGTGTCACCATAGTCTTTGCACTATGGGCATTGTGGAGATGAGTGGGGTTGCTTTTACTATGTTCCAGCTCAAGGGAGCATCATATCAGTGGTGGCGGGCATACGAGGTAGGTAGCCCAGCCGAGGCAGCTTCACATACATGGGATCAGTTTTCAAAGTtcttcttgagagagtttgttccttatACCTTTCGGTATTCTTGGCATGTGAAGTTTGAGTGGCTGAGCCAGGGTACTATGTTAGTGTCGGAGTATGTTGTCCAATTCAGTGATTTGTCCAGGCATGCACCAACCTTGATTGCCACAGTTAGGGAGCGAGTTTGTCGATTCATCGAGGGGCTCAACCAGAGTATTAAATTCAACATGGTAAGGGAGTTGGAGTTAGACACTCCGTATCGGCAGGTGGATGAGATTGCATGGAGATTGGAAGGTATGCGAGACCGTGATAGAGAtgatagggaggccaagaggtatcGTGGAATGTGAGGATTTAGTATTGGTCACGCTATAGCTTCAGCCTATCATGGTAGGGTTCCGAGATCTCAAGTTGCACACTTTGCTCAGCCACTTTCTAGTGCACCTCCTACACGAGGTGCCTTTAGGGCTCAGTCCAGTCGACCAGGCCCCATCAAGTATTAACACCCACGCCCACCAAGAGCTTTTTTTTAAGTGTGGTTATACCTTCCACATGGTTAGAGACTGCCCCAGACTCAGTAGGGGTGCACCTTCCCAGACTCTCAGGCTCAATGGATTTAGTTAGGTCTGCAGACTTCTCCGGCCATGGTTACTGCCCCAGTTGCTGCTCACAACCAGCTAGGGGTGAGGGACGAACGGGTAGAGGTCGTCCTAGAGGGGGTAGGCTAGATTCTGTGCTCTTCCGAGTAGGTCAGAGGCAGTTGCTTCAGACTCAATCATTACAGGTATGGTTCCGatttgccatagagatgcatcagtcttatttgatccagaATTCACTTATTCATATatgtcatcttactttgcttcatatttggatgTGTCTTGTGATTCcttgagttctcctatttatgtgtccatgcttgcGGGAGATTAtattgttgtggaccatgtgtaTCGGTTGTGTTTAGTTGTTATTGGTGGTTTTGAGATCATAGTTGATCTATTGTTACTtggtatggtagactttgatgctatcttgggcatggactgttTGTTGCCCTATCATGCCATTCTTGATTGTAACACCAAGATTGTGATGCTGGCTATGGCAGGTTTACCACGGTTAGAGTGGAGGGGTGCATTAGAATATGTTCCTAGTAAGGTTATCTCATTTCTAAAGGCTCAGCGGATGGTTGAGAAGTGGTGTAATGCTAATCTAGCCTTTGTGCGGGACGTCAGTGCTAATACTCTTACCATTGAGTCAGATCCGGCAGTGAGAGATTTTCCAGATATATTTCTAGCATATCTTCCTGGCATGCCGCATGAAGGGATAtaaattttggtattgacttgttgCCGGTCAcacagcctatttctattccaccatatcgtatggcccaaATGgatttgaaagagttaaaggagcagttgcaagagttgcttgataagggattcatttggcctagtgtgtcgccgtgGGCTGCTccagtcttgtttgtgaagaactATATGTTGCCATGCCACTCATTGATGACGTATTTGATCAGCTACAAAGTGctagagtgttctccaagattgatatgCAGTCAGGTTATCATCAACTGAAGATTTAGGATTGGGATATTCCGAAGACTCCCTTTAAGATTTGatatggtcactacgagttcctcatgatgtcatttgggctgaccaacaccCTAGCAGCatttatgcacttgatgaacagtgtgttccatccttatcttgattcattcatcattgtgtttattgacgacatcttgGTATCCTCCCGTAGTCGAGAATATCATGAGCAACATTTTAGGATCGTGCTCCAGACCTTGAGAGAGAATAAGTTATATACAAAGTTCTTAAAGTTTGAATTCTAGCTTGATTCGGTGGCGTTTTTGGGTcatgtggtgtcgagtgaggggattaaggtagattcgaagaagattgaggcgatgtagagttggcccaaactGTCTTAAGCTACTAAGATCCGAATTTTCCTTCGGTTGGCTGGGTATTATCGTCGTTGCATAGAGGGCTTCTCATCTATTGCTGCACCTTTgaccagattgacctagaagggtgcttcttttagatggacagatgagtgtgaggcgagatttcaaaagctcaagactgctttaaCTACAACCCCAATGTTGGTGTTGCCTAGGGCATAGGGTCTTATACTGTGTACTGTGATACGTCATGTGTTGGCCTTGACACGATGTTGATgcaagacggtagggtgattgcctctGCATCTCGATAGCTAAAGactcatgagaagaattatccagtccacgatttagagttggcagccattgttcatgcattaaaTATTTGGCGGCATCATTTGTATAGTGTTCCTTGTGAGGTCTTTACTGACCACCGGAGTGTACATAATCTGTTCAAATAGAAAGATCTTAACTTGCAGCAATGGAGGAGGTTAGAGCtacttaaggactatgatatcaccattctatatcatactgggaaggccaatgtaatGGCCGATTCCTTGAGTCGAAAGGAGGTGAGTTTGGGTAGTTTAGCATATTTACCGGTAGCATAGAGGCCATTGGCGCTGGAGGTTCAAGCCTTAGCCAAACCAGTTGGTTAGATTGAATATTTTGAAGTCTAGTCAAGTTATTGCCTACCTAGTTTCTTAGTCTTCTCTATATGATTGTATTAGAGAGCGTCATTATGAcgacccccatttgcttgtcctcaaggacacagTTCAGCATAGCGATGCCAAGGAGGTTACAATTGGTGATGGCGGTGTGCTACGGATTCAAGTCCGGTTATATGTGCCCAGTGTGGATggtttgcgtgagttgattctttaggaggcccacagttcatgGTACTCCATTCACCCGGGTGAGGCTAAGATGTAGCAGGACCcgtggcaacattattggtggatgaggatgaagaaggacatattGGAGTATGTAGCTTGGTGCCTGAATTATCAgcatgtgaagtatgagcatcagtggtttgcttcagcggcttgagattcctgagtggaaatgggagtgtgtcaccatggacttcgttattggtctcccatggactcagaggaagtttgatgcagtatgggtgattgtggacacATTGACCAAGTTGGCTCATTTCATTTCAGtagtgactacctattcttcagagcaacTGGCTCAGGTTTATATCCGCGAGATTGCCAGACTTTATGGTGTATTAgtatctatcatctcta
Proteins encoded:
- the LOC138869056 gene encoding uncharacterized protein translates to MVPICHRDASVLFDPEFTYSYMSSYFASYLDVSCDSLSSPIYVSMLAGDYIVVDHVYRLCLVVIGGFEIIVDLLLLGMVDFDAILGMDCLLPYHAILDCNTKIVMLAMAGLPRLEWRGALEYVPSKVISFLKAQRMVEKWCNANLAFVRDVSANTLTIESDPAVRDFPDIFLAYLPGMPHEGI